Proteins co-encoded in one Chloroflexota bacterium genomic window:
- a CDS encoding VOC family protein yields MLRGLTTVAYLADDLDEAKAWYSALFGVEPYFQRPEYIEWRLGDYQHEFGILNRKYSRAEPGAQPRKDPAGATVYWAVDDLNAALERLTAHGATLLDPPQQFGEGFVGASVIDPFGNILGVMFNQHYVDVLAQRSSSTEGVEQA; encoded by the coding sequence ATGCTTCGCGGCCTGACCACCGTGGCCTACCTCGCGGACGACCTGGACGAGGCGAAGGCGTGGTATAGCGCACTGTTCGGCGTCGAGCCATACTTCCAGCGTCCTGAGTACATCGAGTGGCGGCTCGGGGACTACCAGCACGAGTTCGGCATCCTGAACCGCAAGTACTCACGCGCCGAGCCGGGCGCCCAGCCGCGCAAAGACCCGGCCGGCGCGACGGTCTACTGGGCCGTGGACGACCTCAACGCCGCCCTCGAACGGCTGACGGCCCACGGCGCAACGCTGTTGGACCCACCCCAGCAGTTCGGGGAGGGCTTCGTCGGGGCGTCCGTCATCGACCCGTTCGGCAACATCCTGGGGGTCATGTTCAACCAGCACTACGTCGATGTGCTGGCGCAACGATCCAGCAGCACGGAAGGCGTCGAGCAAGCGTGA